The genomic interval GAGAGCCTATAGTACTGTTGCACGGAGGTTTGCATACAAGGCAGCACTGGCATAATGCGGGTTATGTTGAGCGACTCAAAAACGATTTTAAAGTTATTGCTATCGATATCAGAGGCAATGGAGAAAGCGACAAGCATCTTGACCCGGCTTATTATACAACTAAAAAGCATTGCGAAGATATTCTGGCAGTAGCTGCTGAATGCGGCCTTGAGCGCTTTACAGTCTGGGGTTATTCCTATGGCGCAAATATCGGGCGCTATCTGGCCGCCAAATCGGATTTGGTGGATAAGTTTGTTCTTCTTGGTTATAGTTTCGGACCTGGGGCTTCAGGGACTTTTCGTCAATTTATTCCTGATTTCTGTGACCGCTGGGTCCCTATTTTGAAGGCACAGGCAGACAAAACCTTAGATGTTCAAACATTATCAGG from Pseudomonadota bacterium carries:
- a CDS encoding alpha/beta hydrolase, translated to MKTLFAVSTDGTRIAYDISGAGEPIVLLHGGLHTRQHWHNAGYVERLKNDFKVIAIDIRGNGESDKHLDPAYYTTKKHCEDILAVAAECGLERFTVWGYSYGANIGRYLAAKSDLVDKFVLLGYSFGPGASGTFRQFIPDFCDRWVPILKAQADKTLDVQTLSGKDQAFLKSGEVPVILAWLIPILDWAPVEPADLLCPTLWLAGSKNDDVMANMKEYEANIEATNVKMQIMDGLDHWHEFTEIDRVLSFVVPFIKS